Proteins encoded within one genomic window of Mesorhizobium sp. AR10:
- a CDS encoding alpha/beta fold hydrolase, translated as MMMNRRTFSAALVAGAAASLISTRGRAATPAAPKARNVVLVHGLFADGSCWSEVIPRLQAVGLNVTSVQNPLTTLPEAVASAQRVLARQDGPTVLVGHSFSGMIVTEAGMNPNVSALVYVAARAPDAGEDYTALAKTFPTPPASAGIVFDGDEGRLSEAAFLRDFAGDLPVAKAKALYAVQEPFQKALLTGKTTQAAWRSRPSFYAVSTEDRTINPDLERFMAKRMGAKTIEIESSHLSLISHPREITQLILKAAGRHRAPA; from the coding sequence ATCATGATGAACAGACGTACTTTCTCAGCCGCCCTGGTTGCAGGCGCTGCTGCTTCGCTGATATCCACTCGTGGCAGGGCCGCAACTCCCGCTGCGCCGAAGGCGCGCAACGTCGTCCTCGTGCACGGGCTGTTCGCCGACGGGTCCTGTTGGTCCGAGGTGATCCCGCGCCTGCAGGCGGTGGGTCTCAACGTGACCTCCGTGCAGAATCCTCTGACGACCCTGCCTGAGGCCGTGGCATCAGCGCAGCGGGTTCTGGCGCGGCAGGACGGGCCGACGGTGTTGGTGGGACACTCGTTCTCCGGCATGATCGTCACCGAGGCCGGCATGAATCCGAACGTCTCCGCCCTTGTCTATGTCGCCGCGCGGGCGCCGGATGCGGGCGAAGATTACACGGCATTGGCCAAGACATTTCCGACGCCACCCGCGTCCGCCGGGATTGTCTTCGACGGCGATGAGGGGCGCCTCAGTGAAGCTGCGTTCTTGCGCGACTTCGCGGGCGATCTGCCTGTAGCGAAGGCGAAGGCCCTCTATGCGGTTCAGGAGCCGTTCCAAAAGGCTCTACTCACGGGCAAGACAACGCAGGCGGCGTGGCGGTCAAGGCCAAGTTTCTATGCCGTTTCGACGGAAGACCGGACGATCAATCCCGACCTGGAACGCTTCATGGCCAAGCGCATGGGCGCCAAGACCATTGAAATAGAGTCCAGCCATCTATCGCTGATCTCCCATCCCCGCGAGATCACCCAGCTGATCCTGAAAGCCGCGGGACGGCACCGAGCACCAGCCTGA
- a CDS encoding tautomerase family protein: MVVEVIIFRGRPAGTAATIADEAVRLFGERLHLAPQDVLFIFHEVEPNLPRFPAASIEREATADA; the protein is encoded by the coding sequence ATGGTCGTTGAGGTAATCATCTTCAGAGGGAGGCCGGCAGGAACGGCCGCCACTATTGCGGACGAAGCGGTCAGACTATTCGGCGAGCGCCTGCACCTCGCGCCTCAGGACGTCCTGTTCATCTTCCACGAGGTGGAACCGAACCTCCCGCGCTTTCCTGCTGCGTCGATCGAACGAGAGGCGACGGCGGATGCCTGA
- a CDS encoding MotA/TolQ/ExbB proton channel family protein — MVDIYSRESVLQHKSRPGIVPIGQKLWPEQAVDLGSHTVARRLSDTHSDHGAPLAFLSRFIVLQAIGVAGIVGLWVAGIASKPFAGDNAFLCWFIAAIGALGILCVFLRRWRDVDWLATHVVRIGLLGTVVGLIVAFSAARAGGSADPNAIRPMIASVIDGMYVALYATLLGIATNLWLKINLRLLGNFDG; from the coding sequence ATGGTTGATATCTATTCCCGCGAAAGCGTACTGCAGCACAAGTCGCGGCCCGGCATCGTCCCAATAGGTCAAAAGCTTTGGCCAGAGCAGGCAGTTGACCTGGGATCGCACACAGTTGCCCGTAGGCTGTCGGACACGCACTCCGACCACGGGGCTCCGCTCGCGTTTCTGTCGCGGTTCATCGTTCTTCAGGCGATCGGCGTCGCCGGAATCGTCGGCCTGTGGGTCGCCGGCATTGCCAGCAAACCGTTCGCCGGCGACAACGCGTTTCTGTGCTGGTTCATCGCGGCCATCGGTGCCCTGGGCATACTGTGCGTCTTCCTTCGACGCTGGCGCGATGTCGATTGGCTGGCGACCCATGTGGTGCGGATCGGGCTGCTCGGAACCGTGGTTGGGCTCATCGTCGCCTTCTCCGCGGCGCGCGCTGGCGGCTCGGCCGACCCCAATGCGATCCGGCCGATGATAGCGTCGGTGATCGACGGCATGTATGTCGCGCTCTATGCGACGCTGCTGGGGATAGCCACGAACCTGTGGCTGAAGATCAATCTTCGCCTGCTGGGGAACTTCGATGGATGA
- a CDS encoding AAA family ATPase, with protein MDPILLVAPIGEYSALESLKRLEHEHDLKAELDADWAVRPVGLSRHDGRMALVLEDPGGQPLDQLLGQPMDVTQYLRIAIPLAAAIGQVHRHGLIHKDIKPANALIDAAGNVRLTGFGIASRLPRERQAPAPPEIIAGTLAYMAPEQTGRMNRSIDARSDLYSLGVTFYEMLTGALPFTATDPMGWVHCHIARRPTPPSERVSGIPGPVEAIVLKLLAKTAEDRYQTAAGVETDLRRCLSAWEAHHRVESFSLAAHDASDRLVIPERLYGREAEIDALLAAFDRVASEGTTELVLVSGYAGIGKSSIVNELHKVLVLQRGLFAAGKFDQYKRDIPYATLAQAFHSLVHQLLSMDDAELNRWRNALLDSLGPNGQLMINLIPELALIIGEQPPVPDLPPQDRQNRFQLVFRRFLGVFARPEHPLALFLDDLQWLDTATLDLLEHLTHPDVRHLLLIGAYRDNEVGPSHPLARMLATIREAGGRVQDILLAPLKQDDVKRLLGDALHTVPERTRPLAGLVFEKTDGNPFFTIQFLTALAEEALMAFDPGTEAWTWDLPRISAKGFTDNVADLMAAKLSRLPHATRKALGHLACLGNVAESATLALVHGETEEATHAALWEAVRAGLLLRSNNTYSFLHDRIQEAAYALIAEGERAMAHLRIGRLLAAQSLAEELEDSIFDIVNQFDRGAALITSPEQREQVAELNLKAGKRAKAATAYAAALQYFATGRALLTENGWERCYQLSFDLELNRAECEFLTGALAEAEGCLAALSCRAANTMERATVACLRVDLYTTLDRGSRAITVGLDCLRHLGIDWSPHPTEEEARREYERIWLQLEGRTIESLIDLPLMNDPASLATLDVLAKIGPPAFYTDANLLSLVTCRAVNLSLERGNCDASCLAYEWLSMLAGPHFGDYRSAVYRFGQLGYDLTEGRGLTRFQARTYMDFGGSVVPWTRHVRAGRDLVRRAFEAANKIGDLNYAAYCGKDLTTNLLTAGDPLAEAEREADHGLAFAQKMRFGLVVDCMSAQRALIRMLRGLTTTFGSFDDAQFDELRIERRFLENPDLALVECWYWIWKLQARFFGGDYASALEASSKAKQLLWTLVSLEVAEYHFYGALSQAASCDTAAEGEPQRQRLDAVAAHHGQLQLWATNCPENFENRAALVGAELARLEGRDVDAMRLYDLAISSARANGFIHHEALANELAARFYAVRGFEKIAHVYLQDARYGYMRWGADGKVRQIEQLHPHLRDAPVPISPTTTIGTPVEQLDVDTVVKASQAVSGEIELGKLIETLMRIAAEHAGAERGLLILLRGDEPRIVAEATAGHGRVEVTVREAAVLPSALPDSVLHYVIRTRESVVLDDASVRNLYSDDEYVRQKHPRSVLCLPVVKQTKLVGALYLENNLTPYAFTASRVAVLELLASQAAISLENARLYSDRKRAEEELRRSEAYLAEAQRLSRTGSFGWSAATGEVIWSDETFRIFGYDKAPSATIDMVVQRTHPNDRAAVQQTVDRAARDGKDFDHEYRLLMPDGSMRYVHAVAHAVKDASGNIEFFGAVTDVTATKRAEDALRESEQRFRDYAETASDWLWETGPDHRIIHLSEQIARIGTSAAGRIGLRRWDVATDLDEEPEKWSQHIATLEARRPFRGFVFRVAADDGSARYIAGSGKPVFDPGGRFLGYRGVGSDVTAAIRAEQAEEALHKTQMELAHVTRVTTLGELAASIAHEVNQPLAAIVTNGEVGLRWLNRETPDLAEVREAVGAMISDGRRASEIILRLRALAGKTETQKVAVDINGAISEVIPLVQHEVLSHRVSLRVELAPTLPAVLGDRVQLQQVIINLIVNGMEAMAPVTDRARQMVVRSQLDDSGKVLVAVEDSGVGIDPENAKQLFNAFFTTKPSGMGMGLSICRSIIENHGGRLWASRNTGPGATFQFVLPSHPEVRS; from the coding sequence TTGGACCCGATCCTGCTGGTCGCGCCGATCGGGGAATACTCCGCGCTTGAGTCTCTCAAGCGGCTCGAACATGAACATGACCTCAAGGCCGAACTGGATGCCGACTGGGCTGTCCGGCCGGTAGGCTTGTCCCGCCACGACGGCCGCATGGCGTTGGTGCTCGAGGACCCCGGCGGCCAGCCGCTCGATCAACTGCTCGGCCAGCCGATGGATGTGACGCAGTACTTGCGCATCGCGATCCCGCTCGCGGCCGCAATTGGGCAAGTTCACCGGCATGGCCTCATCCACAAGGACATCAAGCCGGCGAATGCGCTCATCGACGCCGCCGGCAACGTCCGCCTCACCGGCTTCGGCATTGCGTCCCGGTTGCCGCGCGAGCGCCAGGCCCCCGCGCCGCCAGAAATTATTGCCGGGACGCTTGCCTACATGGCGCCCGAGCAGACTGGCCGTATGAACCGATCGATCGATGCCCGCAGCGATCTCTATTCGCTCGGCGTCACGTTTTACGAGATGCTCACCGGGGCGCTTCCGTTCACGGCCACCGATCCGATGGGATGGGTCCACTGCCACATTGCCCGGAGGCCGACACCGCCGAGCGAGCGGGTGAGCGGAATCCCGGGCCCGGTCGAGGCCATTGTCTTGAAGCTGCTCGCCAAGACCGCCGAGGATCGCTATCAGACCGCGGCAGGCGTCGAGACCGATCTCCGGCGGTGTCTCTCGGCATGGGAAGCGCATCACCGCGTCGAATCGTTTTCGCTCGCTGCGCATGACGCGTCGGACCGGTTGGTGATCCCGGAAAGGCTGTATGGACGCGAGGCCGAGATCGACGCCCTCCTTGCGGCCTTCGATCGTGTGGCAAGCGAAGGCACAACCGAGCTCGTGCTGGTGTCGGGCTATGCCGGCATCGGCAAGTCGTCGATCGTCAACGAGTTGCACAAGGTGCTGGTCCTGCAGCGTGGCCTCTTTGCAGCCGGCAAGTTCGACCAGTACAAGCGGGACATTCCGTATGCGACGCTGGCACAGGCCTTCCACAGCCTCGTGCATCAGTTGCTCAGCATGGATGATGCCGAGCTGAATCGCTGGCGAAATGCATTGCTTGACTCGCTTGGCCCGAACGGCCAGCTCATGATCAACCTGATCCCCGAGCTTGCCCTGATCATCGGCGAGCAGCCGCCGGTTCCCGACCTCCCGCCGCAAGACCGGCAAAATCGGTTCCAGCTGGTGTTCCGGCGTTTCCTCGGCGTGTTTGCTCGGCCGGAGCACCCGCTCGCGCTATTCCTCGATGATTTGCAATGGCTGGATACCGCGACGCTCGACCTTCTCGAACATCTCACGCACCCGGACGTGCGGCACCTGTTGCTTATCGGAGCCTATAGGGACAACGAGGTAGGTCCCTCGCACCCGCTCGCACGGATGCTGGCGACGATTCGCGAAGCCGGGGGGCGGGTGCAGGATATCCTGCTTGCTCCCCTCAAGCAGGACGATGTGAAGCGGCTGCTTGGAGATGCGCTGCACACGGTGCCTGAGCGTACGCGCCCGTTGGCTGGGCTGGTGTTCGAGAAGACCGATGGCAATCCGTTCTTCACGATCCAGTTCTTGACGGCCTTGGCGGAGGAGGCGCTGATGGCGTTCGATCCCGGCACGGAGGCCTGGACATGGGACCTGCCGCGTATCAGCGCCAAAGGCTTCACCGACAACGTCGCCGATCTCATGGCCGCGAAGCTGAGCCGTCTGCCCCATGCGACCCGGAAGGCACTAGGACACCTGGCCTGCCTTGGGAATGTAGCGGAGTCGGCTACGCTCGCTCTGGTGCACGGGGAGACTGAGGAAGCGACGCACGCGGCACTCTGGGAAGCCGTCCGGGCTGGCCTCCTCTTGCGCTCAAACAACACCTACTCCTTCCTCCATGACCGGATCCAGGAGGCGGCGTACGCGCTTATCGCGGAAGGCGAGCGCGCTATGGCTCATCTTCGGATTGGCCGATTGCTCGCGGCCCAGAGTCTGGCGGAAGAGCTCGAAGACAGCATCTTCGACATCGTGAACCAGTTTGACCGAGGCGCGGCGCTGATCACTTCGCCGGAGCAACGCGAGCAAGTCGCCGAGCTCAACCTCAAGGCGGGCAAGCGTGCCAAGGCGGCAACTGCCTATGCCGCTGCCCTGCAGTATTTTGCCACCGGTCGCGCTTTGCTGACAGAAAATGGATGGGAACGGTGCTACCAACTCAGCTTCGACCTCGAACTCAACCGGGCTGAATGCGAGTTCCTGACCGGCGCGCTGGCGGAGGCGGAGGGGTGCCTGGCGGCGCTGTCATGCCGCGCAGCAAACACGATGGAACGAGCTACGGTCGCATGCTTGCGCGTAGATCTGTACACGACCCTCGATCGGGGCAGCCGCGCCATTACTGTCGGCCTCGACTGCCTCCGGCATCTTGGCATCGACTGGTCGCCGCATCCGACGGAAGAGGAGGCGCGGCGCGAATACGAACGGATCTGGCTGCAGCTCGAGGGTCGCACGATCGAGTCTCTAATCGATCTGCCTTTGATGAACGACCCGGCGTCGCTCGCAACGCTGGACGTTCTGGCCAAGATCGGGCCACCCGCATTCTATACGGATGCGAACCTGCTTTCCCTGGTCACCTGCCGTGCGGTCAATCTCAGCCTCGAGCGCGGCAACTGTGACGCTTCGTGCCTCGCCTATGAATGGCTCTCCATGCTTGCCGGCCCGCACTTCGGCGACTACCGATCCGCCGTATATCGCTTTGGTCAGCTCGGCTATGACCTGACCGAAGGACGCGGACTGACGCGTTTCCAAGCCAGGACCTATATGGACTTTGGTGGTAGCGTGGTGCCCTGGACGAGACATGTCCGGGCTGGCCGCGATCTGGTGCGCCGCGCGTTTGAGGCGGCAAACAAGATTGGCGATCTCAACTACGCCGCCTACTGCGGCAAAGACTTGACCACGAACCTTCTTACGGCGGGCGATCCGCTTGCCGAGGCGGAACGCGAAGCTGACCATGGCCTCGCGTTCGCTCAGAAGATGCGGTTCGGACTTGTCGTTGACTGCATGTCCGCCCAACGCGCGCTGATCCGGATGCTGCGCGGCCTGACAACAACATTCGGCTCCTTCGACGATGCGCAGTTCGATGAGCTTCGGATCGAGCGCCGATTTTTGGAGAATCCGGACCTGGCGCTTGTCGAGTGCTGGTATTGGATCTGGAAGCTACAGGCGCGTTTCTTCGGCGGCGACTACGCGTCGGCCCTTGAGGCCTCATCGAAGGCGAAACAGCTGTTGTGGACCTTGGTCTCGCTCGAAGTCGCAGAATATCACTTCTACGGCGCGTTGTCTCAAGCCGCCTCCTGCGATACCGCGGCAGAAGGTGAGCCGCAGCGGCAGCGCCTGGACGCTGTCGCTGCGCATCACGGGCAACTTCAGCTTTGGGCGACAAATTGCCCGGAGAATTTCGAGAACCGCGCTGCGCTGGTCGGCGCCGAGCTTGCTCGCCTCGAGGGGCGAGACGTCGACGCGATGCGCCTCTACGACCTGGCCATCAGCTCAGCCCGCGCCAACGGCTTTATTCACCATGAGGCGCTCGCCAACGAACTCGCCGCCCGCTTCTACGCGGTGCGTGGGTTCGAGAAGATTGCCCATGTGTATTTGCAGGACGCCCGCTACGGCTATATGCGGTGGGGCGCTGATGGCAAGGTGCGGCAAATCGAACAGCTTCATCCGCATCTCCGCGACGCACCAGTCCCTATATCTCCCACCACGACCATAGGCACGCCCGTCGAGCAGCTGGATGTCGATACGGTGGTCAAGGCTTCGCAGGCGGTGTCGGGTGAGATCGAACTCGGCAAGCTCATCGAGACTCTCATGAGGATTGCGGCCGAGCATGCGGGTGCCGAGCGGGGACTGCTCATCCTTCTCAGGGGCGACGAGCCGCGGATCGTGGCGGAGGCCACCGCCGGCCACGGCAGAGTCGAGGTCACGGTTCGAGAGGCAGCAGTACTTCCCTCGGCTCTCCCCGACTCCGTGCTCCACTATGTGATACGGACGCGGGAGAGCGTGGTTCTTGATGACGCTTCGGTCAGGAACTTGTATTCGGACGACGAGTATGTCCGGCAAAAGCATCCCAGGTCCGTGCTGTGCCTGCCCGTCGTCAAACAAACGAAACTCGTCGGCGCACTCTATCTTGAGAACAATCTGACACCGTACGCCTTTACGGCGAGCCGGGTGGCGGTGCTTGAGTTGCTGGCCTCGCAAGCCGCGATTTCGCTGGAAAATGCCCGCCTCTATTCCGATCGCAAGCGAGCGGAGGAAGAACTGCGACGCAGCGAGGCCTATTTGGCTGAAGCACAGAGATTGAGCCGCACCGGCAGCTTCGGCTGGAGCGCCGCCACCGGCGAGGTCATCTGGTCGGATGAGACATTCAGAATCTTTGGATATGACAAGGCTCCTTCGGCCACCATCGACATGGTCGTTCAGCGTACCCATCCGAACGATCGTGCTGCCGTGCAACAGACCGTCGACCGTGCGGCCAGAGACGGCAAGGATTTCGATCATGAATATCGATTGCTGATGCCGGATGGTTCAATGAGGTATGTCCACGCCGTGGCTCACGCGGTGAAGGACGCATCGGGCAACATCGAGTTTTTTGGTGCGGTGACGGACGTCACCGCAACCAAGCGGGCGGAGGATGCGCTTCGAGAGAGCGAGCAGCGCTTTCGCGATTACGCCGAGACAGCCTCCGATTGGCTTTGGGAGACGGGACCAGACCATCGTATCATCCATCTATCGGAGCAAATCGCCAGAATCGGTACAAGCGCCGCAGGCCGGATCGGCTTGAGGCGATGGGATGTCGCTACCGACCTCGATGAGGAGCCGGAGAAGTGGAGTCAGCACATTGCCACCCTCGAGGCGCGCCGGCCGTTTCGCGGTTTTGTCTTCCGGGTTGCAGCCGACGACGGCTCGGCGCGCTACATTGCCGGGAGCGGCAAGCCTGTTTTTGATCCGGGAGGACGTTTCCTCGGCTATCGGGGCGTCGGTAGCGACGTAACGGCGGCGATACGCGCCGAGCAGGCAGAGGAAGCACTGCACAAGACGCAGATGGAGCTGGCGCATGTCACACGCGTGACGACGCTGGGCGAGTTGGCCGCGTCGATCGCCCATGAAGTCAACCAGCCGCTCGCCGCCATCGTCACAAATGGCGAGGTTGGCCTGCGGTGGCTCAACCGTGAGACGCCGGACCTGGCCGAGGTGCGGGAGGCCGTTGGTGCCATGATCAGCGACGGGAGGCGGGCAAGCGAGATCATCCTGCGACTTCGCGCCCTTGCCGGGAAGACCGAGACCCAGAAGGTGGCGGTGGACATCAACGGCGCGATCAGCGAGGTGATTCCGCTGGTGCAGCATGAAGTGCTCAGCCATCGGGTGTCGCTGCGCGTGGAACTGGCGCCGACGCTGCCGGCCGTGCTCGGTGACCGCGTCCAACTGCAGCAGGTGATCATCAATCTGATCGTCAACGGCATGGAGGCGATGGCGCCCGTCACCGACCGTGCGCGCCAGATGGTCGTCCGGTCGCAACTGGACGACAGCGGCAAGGTGCTTGTCGCGGTCGAAGACTCGGGCGTCGGCATCGACCCGGAAAACGCGAAGCAGCTCTTCAACGCCTTCTTCACCACCAAGCCTAGCGGAATGGGCATGGGGTTGTCGATCTGCCGCTCGATCATCGAGAACCACGGCGGGAGGTTATGGGCCTCGCGCAATACCGGGCCTGGTGCGACGTTTCAGTTCGTCTTGCCTTCGCATCCAGAGGTCCGCTCGTGA
- a CDS encoding AraC family transcriptional regulator: MAFLELNCERRNAGITQAVREDAFLVALQLKKADDFDLYADGRLILPKGFDTDDIAIFDLTTNLASDLRDPFHAVDFYLPHKALVAMADEGDIPRHIQELRHTVGGTVRDPVARDLLLAMRPALARPEEAPELFVDHVAMALSIHLTQKYGNVALLPRQWGGGLAPWQERRAKELIDANTKGGLTLNALAQSCELSRRHFTRAFRQSTGMAPHQWLQYRRIEKAKHLLEKSPASLSAIALECGFADQSHFSRAFARLSGLTPRTWRRTRRE; the protein is encoded by the coding sequence ATGGCGTTCCTCGAGCTCAATTGCGAACGTCGCAACGCCGGAATCACCCAGGCAGTGCGCGAAGACGCATTTTTGGTCGCCCTCCAATTAAAAAAAGCCGACGATTTCGACCTCTACGCAGATGGTCGGTTGATACTGCCGAAGGGGTTTGATACCGACGATATCGCAATCTTCGACTTAACGACAAATTTAGCTTCTGACCTACGAGACCCATTCCACGCCGTGGATTTCTACTTGCCACACAAAGCGCTTGTGGCCATGGCTGACGAAGGGGATATCCCGAGGCACATCCAGGAACTTCGTCATACAGTTGGTGGCACCGTTCGCGATCCGGTCGCCCGCGACTTGTTGTTGGCCATGCGCCCGGCCCTCGCAAGACCGGAGGAAGCTCCCGAACTATTCGTCGATCACGTCGCGATGGCGCTCTCGATTCACCTTACCCAGAAATACGGCAACGTCGCGCTATTGCCACGGCAATGGGGAGGCGGTCTGGCACCATGGCAAGAGCGTCGAGCCAAAGAGTTGATCGATGCGAACACCAAGGGCGGCCTCACGCTGAACGCCCTTGCGCAATCGTGTGAACTATCGAGAAGGCATTTCACGCGAGCGTTTCGTCAGTCGACCGGGATGGCACCTCATCAATGGTTGCAATACCGCCGGATAGAGAAAGCAAAGCACCTCCTCGAGAAATCCCCCGCTTCGCTCAGCGCTATCGCTTTGGAGTGTGGATTCGCAGACCAGAGCCACTTCTCTAGAGCATTTGCCCGGCTTTCTGGTCTTACGCCAAGGACATGGCGCCGAACCAGGCGAGAATAG